The following are encoded in a window of Deltaproteobacteria bacterium genomic DNA:
- a CDS encoding alpha/beta fold hydrolase, producing the protein MPVTPKDVIWRDGIAQLYRFRPAVGAPRDAKALPVLLVPSIINRWYVLDLRPTATLAGALVKAGLDVYCLDWGAPEDEDRFLNWDDLQARLGRAVRKTLRDAGTKKLSMLGYCMGATLASIYAALHNEEIGGLVNLAGPIDFSQGGFLAHMTDKRWFDPEAIASAGNMGAAQMQAGFAALRPTLNVAKWVGWLDRAHLPEARESFDALESWSGDNIAFPAAAYATYIRELYQENRLVRGEHFVAGQRVSLGKITCPILTVVAEKDTICPPPAAKALNEHSGSSDAQVLAVPGGHVGAVVGGKAATLLYPALARWFGARTRSALRNAKSQL; encoded by the coding sequence ATGCCCGTCACCCCGAAGGACGTGATCTGGCGCGACGGGATCGCGCAGCTCTACCGGTTCCGCCCCGCGGTGGGCGCGCCGCGCGACGCGAAGGCGCTGCCGGTGCTGCTGGTGCCGTCGATCATCAACCGCTGGTACGTGCTCGACCTGCGCCCCACCGCGACGCTCGCGGGCGCGCTGGTGAAGGCCGGGCTCGACGTCTACTGCCTGGATTGGGGCGCGCCCGAGGACGAGGACCGCTTCCTGAACTGGGACGATCTGCAGGCTCGCCTGGGCCGCGCCGTCCGCAAGACCCTTCGCGACGCGGGCACCAAGAAGCTGAGCATGCTCGGCTACTGCATGGGTGCCACGTTGGCCAGCATCTACGCTGCGCTGCACAACGAAGAGATCGGCGGCCTGGTGAACCTGGCCGGGCCGATCGACTTCTCGCAGGGTGGCTTCCTGGCGCACATGACCGACAAGCGCTGGTTCGATCCCGAGGCCATCGCCTCCGCCGGCAACATGGGCGCTGCGCAGATGCAGGCGGGCTTCGCCGCGCTGCGGCCCACGCTCAACGTGGCCAAGTGGGTGGGCTGGCTGGACCGCGCCCACCTCCCCGAGGCGCGGGAGAGCTTCGACGCGCTGGAGAGCTGGTCGGGCGACAACATCGCGTTCCCGGCCGCGGCGTACGCGACGTACATCCGCGAGCTGTACCAGGAGAACCGGCTCGTCCGCGGCGAGCACTTTGTTGCGGGGCAGCGTGTGTCGCTGGGGAAGATCACCTGCCCGATTCTGACCGTCGTGGCCGAGAAGGACACCATCTGCCCGCCGCCTGCAGCCAAGGCCCTCAACGAGCACTCCGGCTCCAGCGACGCCCAGGTGCTCGCCGTGCCCGGGGGCCACGTGGGCGCCGTGGTGGGAGGGAAGGCCGCGACGCTGCTATACCCCGCGCTCGCCCGCTGGTTCGGGGCCCGAACGCGATCTGCTTTGCGCAACGCGAAATCCCAACTGTGA
- a CDS encoding SDR family oxidoreductase, producing MQLKDLKIIVTGAARGMGAHFAKRLAEAGAKVAAGDVAEDALKELAPHGIKTRKLDVSNEADVEAFVAWAHQELGGLNGLINNAGILRDGLLVKKDKTTGEIKKLSTADWNAVIGVNLSGATFMVRETVAKMAASGEKGVIVNMSSVARHGNRGQSNYVSAKAALAANTLTWAREFAPFGIRVGAIAPGMIETPMTQGMNQKARDALVANVPVGRIGVPEDIWLAVKFVLECDYFDGRTIDVDGGLAM from the coding sequence ATGCAACTCAAGGATCTGAAGATCATCGTCACTGGCGCTGCCCGCGGCATGGGCGCGCACTTCGCCAAGCGGCTCGCCGAGGCCGGAGCCAAGGTCGCCGCCGGCGACGTGGCCGAGGACGCGCTCAAGGAGCTCGCGCCCCACGGCATCAAGACCCGCAAGCTCGACGTGAGCAACGAGGCCGACGTCGAGGCCTTCGTGGCCTGGGCCCACCAGGAGCTCGGCGGCCTCAACGGCCTCATCAACAACGCGGGCATCCTCCGCGACGGCCTGCTGGTGAAGAAGGACAAGACCACCGGCGAGATCAAGAAGCTCTCCACCGCCGACTGGAACGCGGTCATCGGCGTAAACCTCTCCGGCGCCACGTTCATGGTGCGCGAGACGGTGGCCAAGATGGCGGCGAGCGGTGAGAAGGGCGTCATCGTGAACATGAGCTCGGTGGCGCGGCACGGAAACCGCGGCCAGTCGAACTACGTATCGGCGAAGGCGGCGCTCGCGGCCAACACCCTCACCTGGGCGCGCGAGTTCGCGCCGTTCGGCATCCGCGTGGGCGCCATCGCCCCGGGCATGATCGAGACGCCCATGACCCAGGGCATGAACCAGAAGGCCCGCGACGCCCTGGTGGCCAACGTGCCCGTGGGCCGCATCGGCGTGCCCGAGGACATCTGGCTGGCGGTGAAGTTCGTGCTCGAGTGCGACTACTTCGACGGCCGCACCATCGACGTGGACGGCGGCCTCGCAATGTAA
- a CDS encoding ABC transporter ATP-binding protein, whose protein sequence is MQPVLATEAPPVLEVQNLAKVYGSFTAVTDLSFAVRPGEVLGLVGPNGAGKTSTLRCLGGVLPATHGTVRIVGCDIAQDPVAAKRELAFLPDEPRLFDYLTVREHLNLVARLYGVADWEAHADSLLEELELREKQNVLPGELSRGMKQKLTIACGFLHSPRLVLLDEPLTGLDPLGIRKMKQSLKKRSEEGTSIVLSSHLLHLVEELCHRILIIANGKLVVLGTLEEIRARLGEQAGEGASLEELFIRITAKDGAA, encoded by the coding sequence ATGCAGCCCGTTCTCGCGACCGAAGCGCCGCCCGTCCTCGAGGTGCAGAACCTGGCGAAGGTGTACGGCAGCTTCACCGCCGTCACCGATCTCAGCTTCGCCGTGCGCCCGGGCGAGGTGCTCGGGCTCGTGGGCCCCAACGGCGCAGGCAAGACCAGCACCCTGCGCTGCCTCGGCGGTGTGCTCCCGGCCACGCACGGCACGGTGCGCATCGTGGGCTGCGACATTGCCCAGGATCCCGTGGCCGCCAAGCGCGAGCTCGCCTTCCTGCCCGACGAGCCGCGGCTCTTCGACTACCTCACCGTCCGCGAGCACCTGAACCTGGTCGCGCGGCTGTACGGCGTCGCGGATTGGGAAGCGCACGCGGACTCGCTGCTCGAGGAGCTCGAGCTGCGCGAGAAGCAGAACGTGCTCCCCGGCGAGCTCTCGCGCGGCATGAAGCAGAAGCTGACGATTGCCTGCGGCTTCCTGCACTCGCCGCGCCTGGTGTTGCTCGATGAGCCGCTCACGGGCCTGGACCCGCTCGGCATCCGCAAGATGAAGCAGAGCCTCAAGAAGCGCAGCGAAGAGGGCACGTCGATCGTGCTGAGCTCGCACCTGCTGCACCTGGTCGAGGAGCTCTGCCACCGGATCCTGATCATCGCCAACGGCAAGCTGGTGGTGCTGGGCACGCTCGAGGAGATCCGCGCGCGGCTGGGCGAACAGGCCGGCGAAGGCGCGTCGCTCGAGGAGCTCTTCATCCGCATCACCGCGAAGGACGGCGCCGCATGA
- the polA gene encoding DNA polymerase I, with protein sequence MAENTKPTLELIDASSYVYRAYHAIPSLSTSKGVATNAVYGFTNMVLKALRERDPSHVALVFDARGKTFRDDLYPEYKANRTAPPDDLASQFPLVRQVAKALNVRTLEVQGVEADDVIGTLTKRAVADGFKVVVITGDKDFMQLVTPDVELYDTMMEKKTGMDEVVAKLGVRPDQVVDYMAIIGDSIDNIPGITGVGPKTAAKLIQDFGSLDALIAGWEKIEKPKLRESIGASREQLKRNRELVKLKEDVPLDFGPADLKREPLDADACRKLFTELEFTRLIRDLPAPPLAAVTPAALNTVTVKTPEALAELADALAKASTFSLRVVAQPGDRPIGLGFGLGEGRTFYVPFGHRYLGVQQLNEAAVYEKLKPALESDTPKLGHRLKDDWHALAKAGVTLRGIKGDVELASFLVNSARREHHLADLARERLRIELPGELLETGKKARPLTDALVEQAAAWAGAGADAVLRLHAFFLPELERQQLMGLYRELEVPLVRVLAEMERDGVRVDKKLLASLDADMEKELNRLLKEIYQLAGHEFVVGSTQQLGQVLFDELKLPVQRRTKTGNSVDQETLEKLAESHPLPKIILEHRSLSKLKSTYVDTLPALCDADDRVHTTFNMIGAATGRLSSNDPNLQNIPVRTEQGRQIRAAFVAREGWELVSADYSQIELRILAHFSKDEALSDSFKKDEDVHTRTAAEVFGVALDQVTPEMRRAAKAVNFGIAYGQTSFGLSHRLDIPGADAQVIIDKYFQRYQGVRKWLDETIAQAKREEVVSTLYGRRRPVPDISSRNFALRAAAERIAVNAPIQGTAADIVKRAMLRVDEALAKNKLRSRMLLQVHDELLFEAPVDELDALGRVTRAAMEGAAQLDVPLKVDLGSGKSWAEAH encoded by the coding sequence ATGGCCGAGAACACCAAGCCCACGCTGGAGCTCATCGACGCGAGCTCCTACGTCTACCGCGCGTACCACGCCATCCCCAGCCTCTCGACGAGCAAGGGCGTGGCCACCAACGCGGTCTACGGCTTCACCAACATGGTGCTCAAGGCGCTGCGCGAGCGCGATCCCTCGCACGTGGCGCTGGTGTTCGACGCGCGCGGCAAGACGTTCCGCGACGACCTCTACCCCGAGTACAAGGCCAACCGCACCGCGCCGCCCGACGATCTCGCGTCGCAGTTTCCCCTCGTGCGCCAGGTGGCCAAGGCGCTGAACGTGCGCACCCTCGAGGTGCAGGGCGTCGAGGCGGACGACGTCATCGGCACGCTGACCAAGCGCGCCGTCGCCGACGGCTTCAAGGTCGTGGTCATCACCGGCGACAAGGATTTCATGCAGCTCGTCACGCCGGACGTCGAGCTCTACGACACGATGATGGAGAAGAAGACCGGCATGGACGAGGTCGTGGCCAAGCTCGGCGTGCGGCCGGATCAGGTCGTCGACTACATGGCCATCATCGGCGACTCCATCGACAACATCCCGGGCATCACCGGCGTGGGACCGAAGACCGCCGCGAAGCTCATTCAAGACTTCGGCTCGCTCGACGCGCTCATCGCCGGCTGGGAGAAGATCGAAAAGCCCAAGCTGCGCGAGTCGATCGGCGCGAGCCGCGAGCAGCTCAAGCGCAACCGCGAGCTGGTGAAGCTCAAGGAAGACGTGCCGCTCGACTTCGGCCCCGCGGACTTGAAGCGCGAGCCGCTCGACGCCGACGCCTGCCGCAAGCTGTTCACCGAGCTCGAGTTCACGCGGCTCATTCGCGATCTGCCCGCGCCGCCGCTGGCCGCCGTCACGCCCGCCGCGCTGAACACCGTGACCGTGAAGACGCCCGAGGCGCTCGCCGAGCTCGCCGACGCGCTGGCCAAGGCGAGCACGTTCTCGCTTCGCGTGGTCGCGCAGCCCGGCGATCGGCCGATCGGCTTGGGCTTCGGGCTCGGCGAGGGACGCACGTTCTATGTGCCGTTCGGCCATCGCTACCTGGGCGTGCAGCAGCTCAACGAGGCCGCGGTCTACGAGAAGCTCAAGCCAGCGCTCGAGAGCGACACGCCAAAGCTCGGTCATCGCTTGAAGGACGACTGGCACGCGCTCGCCAAGGCCGGCGTGACGCTGCGCGGGATCAAAGGCGACGTGGAGCTCGCGTCGTTCCTGGTGAACAGCGCGCGTCGCGAGCACCACCTCGCGGATCTGGCGCGCGAGCGGCTGCGCATCGAGCTCCCCGGCGAGCTGCTCGAGACGGGCAAGAAGGCGCGACCGCTCACGGATGCGCTCGTGGAGCAGGCCGCAGCCTGGGCCGGCGCCGGCGCCGACGCGGTGCTTCGGCTGCACGCGTTCTTCCTCCCCGAGCTCGAGCGCCAGCAGCTGATGGGGCTCTACCGCGAGCTCGAGGTGCCGCTGGTGCGCGTGCTCGCGGAGATGGAGCGCGACGGCGTCCGCGTGGACAAGAAGCTGCTCGCCTCGCTCGACGCCGACATGGAGAAGGAGCTGAACCGGCTCCTCAAAGAGATATATCAATTGGCGGGCCACGAGTTCGTGGTGGGCTCGACGCAGCAGCTCGGCCAGGTGCTCTTCGACGAGCTCAAGCTGCCCGTGCAGCGCCGCACCAAGACCGGCAACTCGGTGGACCAGGAGACGCTGGAGAAGCTCGCCGAGAGCCACCCGCTGCCGAAGATCATCCTCGAGCACCGCTCGCTCTCGAAGCTGAAGAGCACCTACGTGGACACCCTGCCCGCGCTCTGCGACGCGGACGATCGCGTGCACACCACGTTCAACATGATCGGCGCGGCGACCGGTCGTTTGAGCTCAAATGATCCGAATCTTCAGAACATCCCCGTGCGCACCGAGCAGGGCCGCCAGATCCGCGCGGCGTTCGTGGCGCGCGAGGGCTGGGAGCTGGTCTCGGCCGACTACTCGCAGATCGAGCTGCGGATCCTCGCGCACTTCTCCAAGGACGAGGCGCTGTCCGACTCGTTCAAGAAGGACGAGGACGTGCACACCCGCACCGCCGCCGAGGTCTTCGGGGTGGCGCTCGACCAGGTCACGCCCGAGATGCGCCGCGCCGCAAAGGCCGTGAACTTCGGCATCGCCTACGGGCAGACGAGCTTCGGGCTCTCGCACCGCCTCGACATCCCCGGCGCCGACGCGCAGGTGATCATCGACAAGTACTTCCAGCGCTACCAGGGCGTGCGCAAGTGGCTCGACGAGACCATCGCCCAGGCCAAGCGAGAAGAGGTGGTGAGCACCTTGTACGGCCGCCGCCGACCGGTGCCCGACATCTCCTCGCGCAACTTCGCGCTGCGCGCTGCGGCCGAGCGCATCGCCGTGAACGCGCCCATTCAGGGCACCGCCGCCGACATCGTGAAGCGCGCCATGCTCCGCGTGGACGAGGCGCTGGCGAAGAACAAGCTCCGCTCGCGCATGCTGCTGCAGGTGCACGACGAGCTCTTGTTCGAGGCGCCGGTGGACGAGCTCGACGCGCTCGGGCGCGTGACGCGCGCCGCGATGGAAGGCGCCGCCCAGCTCGACGTGCCGCTGAAGGTCGACCTCGGGAGCGGCAAGAGCTGGGCCGAGGCGCACTGA
- a CDS encoding rhomboid family intramembrane serine protease, which yields MKSSDPGYVPPPWMQPPEPPPEVQRAVALERAFFANLNSQKPWATYIIIGTCVFTFLLQLTLPHLDNMGVGVGQLEAHGQIWRLWSSTFLHGNLMHIASNMWVLYSLGRLLERVLGRPRFVVLYALSGLGGSILTGLLQPNQAVLGASGAIWGLITGALALAMRPHMLIPPMAARNMRQSLLRLVGLNAVISLLPGISALGHLGGGVAGFLLVLSGVLTLGAKATYAGEQESGASQAGWIVLAAISVVGMFGSVAVAVLLSLLAPGSAV from the coding sequence ATGAAGTCCAGCGACCCCGGCTACGTGCCCCCGCCCTGGATGCAGCCGCCCGAGCCGCCGCCCGAGGTGCAGCGCGCCGTGGCGCTCGAGCGGGCCTTCTTCGCCAACCTCAACAGCCAGAAGCCCTGGGCGACGTACATCATCATCGGCACCTGCGTCTTTACATTCTTGTTACAGTTGACGTTGCCTCACCTCGACAACATGGGCGTCGGTGTGGGGCAGCTCGAGGCGCACGGACAGATCTGGCGGCTCTGGTCGTCGACGTTCCTGCACGGCAACCTGATGCACATCGCCTCGAACATGTGGGTGCTGTACTCGCTCGGCCGGCTGCTCGAGCGGGTGCTCGGCCGCCCGCGCTTCGTGGTGCTCTACGCGCTGAGCGGGCTCGGCGGCTCGATTCTGACGGGCCTCTTGCAGCCGAACCAGGCCGTGCTCGGCGCCTCGGGGGCCATCTGGGGGCTCATCACGGGCGCGCTCGCGCTGGCGATGCGGCCGCACATGCTCATCCCGCCCATGGCCGCGCGGAACATGCGCCAGTCGCTGCTCCGGCTCGTCGGCTTGAATGCGGTCATCTCGCTCTTGCCCGGCATCAGCGCGCTGGGACACCTCGGCGGCGGCGTCGCGGGCTTCCTGCTCGTGCTCAGCGGCGTGCTCACGCTCGGCGCGAAGGCGACGTACGCGGGCGAGCAAGAGTCCGGCGCCTCGCAAGCCGGGTGGATCGTGCTCGCGGCGATCTCCGTGGTGGGAATGTTCGGCTCGGTGGCGGTGGCGGTGCTCCTGTCGCTGCTCGCACCCGGATCCGCGGTCTGA
- a CDS encoding VOC family protein — protein sequence MERVQGIGGVFFKCRRPEQLQRWYEKHLGVPLHNGYVLFSAKAKDQTLWAPFPAKTDYFKPSRAPFIINFRVNNLDRMLAQLRKAKCKVDAKVEASEFGRFGWVMDPEGNRVELWEPPKRKR from the coding sequence ATGGAACGCGTCCAAGGCATCGGTGGTGTCTTCTTCAAGTGTCGCAGGCCGGAGCAGCTGCAGCGCTGGTACGAGAAGCACCTGGGCGTGCCCCTGCACAACGGCTACGTGCTCTTCTCCGCCAAGGCGAAGGACCAGACGCTCTGGGCACCGTTCCCGGCGAAGACCGACTACTTCAAGCCGAGCCGCGCACCGTTCATTATTAACTTTCGGGTTAATAACCTGGACCGCATGCTCGCCCAGCTGCGCAAGGCGAAGTGCAAGGTCGACGCGAAGGTTGAGGCCTCGGAGTTTGGCCGCTTCGGCTGGGTGATGGATCCCGAGGGCAACCGCGTGGAGCTCTGGGAGCCGCCGAAGAGGAAGCGCTAG
- a CDS encoding (d)CMP kinase, with product MASSGPFIVAIDGPAGAGKSTVSKALAKKLSFALVDTGAIYRTVALAASRQSIAYDDDAALAHLLPTLELHFEFQGDENKVYLHGWNGDEDVSAAIRTPEMSKAASAVSARPVVRDGLLEMQRRLARAAKTGAILEGRDIGTVVFPDAQAKFFLTAASAERAQRRYKELLAKGQPVELDKVLSEQSQRDRDDSMREVAPLRAAHDAVILDSTDLGLEEVVRRMEAEIRKRMGS from the coding sequence GTGGCCAGCTCCGGTCCGTTCATCGTGGCCATCGACGGACCCGCGGGCGCGGGCAAGAGCACCGTCTCCAAGGCGCTCGCCAAGAAGCTCAGCTTCGCGCTCGTGGACACCGGGGCGATCTACAGAACCGTGGCGCTCGCGGCCTCTCGCCAGAGCATCGCCTATGACGATGACGCGGCGCTCGCGCACTTGCTCCCCACGCTCGAGCTGCACTTCGAGTTCCAGGGCGACGAGAACAAGGTCTACCTGCACGGCTGGAACGGCGACGAAGACGTCTCTGCCGCCATCCGCACGCCGGAGATGAGCAAGGCGGCGAGCGCGGTGAGCGCGCGTCCGGTCGTTCGCGACGGACTGCTGGAGATGCAGCGCCGCCTCGCGCGCGCGGCCAAGACCGGCGCCATCCTCGAGGGGCGCGACATCGGCACCGTGGTCTTCCCCGACGCGCAGGCGAAGTTCTTCCTCACCGCCGCCAGCGCCGAGCGCGCGCAGCGCCGCTACAAGGAGCTGCTCGCCAAGGGCCAGCCGGTGGAGCTGGACAAGGTGCTCAGCGAGCAGAGCCAGCGCGACCGTGACGACTCGATGCGCGAGGTCGCACCGCTGCGCGCCGCGCACGACGCGGTGATCCTCGACTCCACGGATCTCGGCCTCGAAGAGGTGGTGCGACGCATGGAAGCCGAGATCCGAAAGCGGATGGGAAGCTAG
- a CDS encoding acetyl-CoA carboxylase carboxyltransferase subunit alpha, translating to MASPRYALEFEKPLIELERKIEELKTLSYGGSVDFADEIVKLERKARKLQAEIFSDLTRWQVVQLSRHPDRPYTQDYLNFLFTDFYELHGDRSFAEDPSIIAGFARFDGIPVAVIGHQKGRNTKENMHRNFGMPRPEGYRKAERVMELANRFRRPLFTFIDTPGAYPGIGAEERGQAEAIAVCLEVMSRLEVPVLCTIIGEGGSGGALAVGVGNRVLMLEHSWYCVIAPESASAILYRDSSKAEKVAESLRLTANDLMGFGVVDEVVRESAGGAHRDPSHTAQNLGRALRRHLQELSALDGPALVRDRYERFRRLGPFLEE from the coding sequence ATGGCGTCCCCTCGCTACGCGCTGGAATTCGAGAAGCCGCTCATCGAATTGGAGCGGAAGATCGAGGAGCTCAAGACGCTCTCGTACGGCGGCTCCGTCGACTTTGCCGACGAGATCGTCAAGCTCGAGCGCAAGGCCCGCAAGCTCCAGGCCGAGATCTTCAGTGACCTCACCCGCTGGCAGGTGGTGCAGCTCTCGCGTCACCCGGACCGCCCGTACACGCAGGACTACCTGAACTTCCTCTTCACGGACTTCTACGAGCTGCACGGCGATCGCAGCTTCGCCGAGGATCCGTCGATCATCGCCGGCTTCGCGCGGTTCGACGGAATCCCCGTGGCCGTCATCGGCCACCAGAAGGGCCGCAACACCAAGGAGAACATGCACCGCAACTTCGGCATGCCCCGTCCCGAGGGCTACCGGAAGGCGGAGCGCGTGATGGAGCTGGCCAACCGCTTCAGGCGGCCGCTCTTCACCTTCATCGACACGCCCGGCGCGTACCCCGGCATCGGCGCCGAAGAGCGCGGCCAGGCAGAAGCGATCGCGGTGTGCCTGGAGGTGATGTCGCGCCTCGAGGTGCCGGTGCTCTGCACCATCATCGGCGAGGGCGGCTCGGGCGGCGCGCTCGCGGTGGGCGTGGGCAACCGCGTGCTGATGCTCGAGCACAGCTGGTACTGCGTCATCGCGCCGGAGTCGGCGAGCGCCATCCTCTATCGCGACAGCTCCAAGGCCGAGAAGGTGGCCGAGTCGCTGCGGCTCACCGCCAACGACCTGATGGGCTTCGGCGTGGTGGACGAGGTGGTGCGCGAATCGGCGGGCGGCGCGCACCGCGATCCTTCGCACACCGCGCAGAACCTGGGGCGCGCGCTGCGGCGGCACCTGCAGGAGCTCTCCGCGCTCGACGGCCCCGCGCTGGTGCGCGATCGCTACGAGCGCTTCCGTCGGCTCGGTCCGTTCCTCGAGGAGTGA